AGCTCAAAATGGAGGTAACATTGTGcactaaaaagttaaattttattaattaagtaaccATATAATACACCAGGTCAGAGAGTTCAATTTCGATAAATATACTTGGTCGCCGTAGGCGTCGTCGTCCGACCGGGGGGCAGACCGGTCAACGACGCTGGCGAGCGTGGAGGCGGAGGTGGCGTCGCTGCGCCTGGCCTACCGCGAGCCGCGCGACCGCAGCGAGCGCCTCGGCATCGCCGGCGCCAGCCGCGCGCGCCCGCTCGGCGTGTCGCACTCGGCCGCCGGCGACATGACGGATATCGCGCAAGAGgacgcgcccgcgccgcccgcgcacgCCGACGACCTCGACGACTTTAACAACGTCTTCGTGATGATAAGGTTCGCTTCCGACGCACGCCTTCGCCCGCTCGACCGACGAATGTATAATTGAAactcattacataattattccTCATCAGAAATGAACCATACAGCAGTAACCGAGGCCTGGACTCGTTGCTGAACGAGGCTCCCAGCAGGAAGGTAGATAACGACTCGTGGGAGAGCATCGAGCCCGAGCCGACGCGCGCCGTCCGTAGCATGTTCTCGGACGAGCCCGCGCCCGCTCCCGCCTCGGCACCCGCCCGCAGTCGGCCTTCGCGGAAACAGGAGCCCGAAGACGACTCGGCGGTCAAGAAGTTCGGATCCGCCAAGTCAATCAGTTCGGCGCAGTTCTTTGGAGAGCAGGCAAATTGTTTTATGAATATGAATTTGAATctcataaaacatatttttatttgtaaaatctgAAAATCACGTGAACCCTCGggccgactccaggatcagcgCTGGGGCGGCTCCCGGGACGGCAATCTGTCCCGCTTCGAGGGCAGCAGCAGCATCTCGTCGGCGGAGCTGTTCGGCGACGCGCAGGCCGCGCGCGCGCCCTTCGCCGTGTCCGCGCCCGACCTGGACGAGGTGAGCGCTCGCCGCGCGTGCGCCGGCGTCCGCAGTACCGCCGTGTATaccgtgtgtgtgtgtgtgtgcaggTGCGCGAGTCGGTGCGCGCGGGCGTGACGCGCGTGGCGGGGCGGCTGTCGTCGCTGGCCAACGGCGTCGTGTCGTCCATACAGGAGCGCTACGGATACTGAGTGTTGTCAGcgtacaaatattacaaatggaTATATTTATGTGATTTTCCAAATACCGAGAGATCGCCGTCTCGTTACTTTACTTTCGATGACGaagaattaattaaactttcttTACGTTTTGATTAATCCGATGGGTCAATTTTACTGCATATTAGTTAACAAAGCGTGATTGACGATctcctatatataaaaattttatgtcatttatacttaattgcaggtataattttgtatattgacTTCTATACAAATCTTAAAATCATTACGGTCTTTTATACGTCAAACAATctgataaaatgttaataatgcCTTAAGcggtaataaaactattatatgaatatataagagagatgaacaataaataatagtttatttaaatttgttagtgGATAGGTCAGGAGTTgtacataatgtatataaacGTGTCTAACACAACTGACAGCCTCCTAGTAGCGATTGTACAGTCTTTGTATTCAGCACAGAAAATATACAAAGTTCCACACAATGTACGCCGTCGTATTAATACTACCTACTACACttcgtttaaatatatacaaatgatgGCTTTGTTTCGTTTAGTATACTTAATTATTGAAAAGTAGACACTGGTACAGACTTGTATTCTCTTTACCTTTGGCATTTTACAAAcaatcatatatcatatatctcTAAAGTCGAGCGGCGATGTTACTTGACGGTCCGGTAGGCAGCATGTGTGTACGTGAACGTTGACCGCAGTAGTCTCGCGGATGTGCGTCGCCAGAATATGATATATTTGAATGTACGATGAGGTCAGTAATAGTAAATTTCGTAACGAAATTCGCCTGTGACTGCTTGCATTCCTTTTCTTTATTGGTATTCTTATTAGTGGCGCACAATTGCCCGTTTCACTAAGTCGCATTTAACATTGTATTCTGTCATTTTATAACCTGTAGGTCTACGATggataattgttattattagatatatttaatttaggctTAAATACACTTCCATATTAGTCCTacgacaatttatataaatacagacAATAAATTCATCTGTATATATACGACCTTGTATCGACAATTGTagcgaattaaaatataaaattttataaaaatatgttcaaacaataaaaacttacattaattaaagcgcgtttatatttgtttaattaactcCGTGTCGACATTATCAAAAGATAATTAAGACATTATGTCGTCTAAAAAACGGAACTCTAGGCACGGGATCACTTCAGTTACTGGTAATTAGCCTCGACGCAGTTTTCAATTCTGTTTTACTATGTTGTAGcgtaatataagtattttataaatatatataagtattatatatataagatacgaaaagatatatagtatagtagtgTATAGACATAGACGTTTTAGAATTTATAGTAAATGACAAACCTTAGTATTCATGATTTCGTGTAACCGAATTGTAGTTACTTGTATATTGCAACATATTACCACTTCTTTTTAAGAATCACTCTCTTCTGCTTCATTAAGTTTTCACCCACACACTAACACTACACTTCACTTCAAGTTATAAGATCTCTGAGCTGatctattttcatattttttaataaaagtttcgaAAGGGGAGTAAAGTTTTTTGGCATTTGATTTAGTAATTATTCAAGTTTTCGTATGGAAGACACAGTTTTTATtagattgtaataattattattaataaataaaaaaatatatttgcattaactttgttttattatttatacaatataataagtatgtatatgatgtattttaaataatactaagtttCCTGGCAATTATACAAACATTCTCTAATGATACGGTCTGTGGCACGTAATACACGAGTTCGGCATCGAACCCCAGTTCCTTCAAGTGCAACACTCTACCCCAGTCCAGCAACATCTTAGCCCTTTTGCCGATATACTCACGTTGCTCCTGGctcagatttaaatttttagtgcCCAAGTTCTCTCCGTCACCGTTACCTACTCCCAACTGTGTGTTCGTGCgggtgtgcgtgtgcgtgtccGTGTCCGTGCGCCTGCGCGCGTCGCGACTGCGTCCATCGCCGCACGTGGCCCACGATACGATGCCCAGCATTACGTTGAAGTCTCCTGCATCGATACCCAAGCCCTGCGGAACGAAATAAGAATAGATGGTGAAACGAGAAGTTTTTGCCGTCAGCAGTGGTGTGTGCGTGTGTTGTGTGTAGGGTGGACCTGCAGCGGGCGCGCGGCGAGGCAGGCGGCGCGCTCGCAGCGGTGGTGGCAGCAGGTGGCCAGCGCCACGCCGGATACTTTGTCCAGCACGCCGCTCGCAGTGATACAGCGCAGCGCGTAGTCTGTTCAAGGAAACATAGTACTAGCAGCTACTACAGGTATTTCGACGAGGGCCGAGTCGATGCAGGTACCTGTGGCGATTCCGCATAGGTGTTTAGCGTAGCCGACGACCGCATCGCTTGCCCGCACGGCCGGTACCCGTTCCAACGCGAGATTGGCGAGATCGGCTCTAATTCGGAGAACGTTTTTCGAGTGATTTACGGAGCTTTCGTCCCATTCGTCGGCAGGTTTGTTCTGGTCGGTCACATTTATTTTGCAGTTATCTATCTTCAAGCGACTGTCACGCAACTTGTTGTCACGTTTATGTCGTAACGCTGCGCGATCAATTAACAACACGTTACTATCGGTATCCCGACACCAGGCCCACCATGCGTAATATGATAAATgaccttaaaaataaacataaatgtaaattaatttaaatttaattcaagaaataatgaaaagtgggtttagttttatttctgactaaattgtatattacaattgaaaaatatgtttGCTAATATACGTATAATGATAAAGGACAACACAATTTTTCACCAATTTTCTGCTCTCTGTTTAAAGAAggataaaatgatattaatttgtaaatgcaaatattattaacatgttTACCTTTCCCGGCCCCTAATTCTATAAAGCAAGTATTGGGTTTAACAAATCCCTCATTTTCGACAATGTGTAGCAACCTTGAAGCCTGTCTTAGATGTCGCAAAGAGCTCTCAGTTCTCCCAGGGTCATTAAATTCATCTAGAACTGTTGTATGAATTGGTTTCTCAGACAACATTGGAATTTTATCTTTAAGATAtcctaaaattataaacatataattattaacatatatactaaCAACAAATTTTTCATTAGGTATTCTATTGCTAAACAGCAAAATTTAGTATTGTtctattccagtttgaaggatgagtgccAGTGTAACTTTATGCACAAGGGGTCTTAATATCTTCATGCTCAATactggtggagcattggcgatgaaagtattggttaatatttcttatattgccaatgtctatgggtggtggtgagcactaaacatcaggtggccatttGCCCAactgcctacctataacataaaaacaaaactatatttatttgatttcatttagaAAGAactgtttaatttgatttttaaaaattaaattatttttttatattcttaattacaACTCATTTAAAACTTGTTTATTCTAACAAGAAAGTCATTCAATTAATTAAGAACTAGACTCactgtcatataaaatattaattttgtcaatAACTTTTGATATTGTTCCAAGAGGTATCTTGCTAAGAGGCAGGCGAGGACAGTCTTCTGTGTCCGTGGAACCATTGATATTGAAAACTATATAGTCTGGCTGTTGCTGTTGGCGAGCATTACAAATAGACAAGTGTTTATCAAGTTTGCTGGCATAACAGGTACTGGAATGTTACAAGAAATACAAATACAcaaaatgaaactaaaattaGGAAACTATCATCATTACTCATGAAACTATGAAAACTTACTGCTTTGGATCATTTGGGCATGGTATACGTAAATCGTTctgaaaagtaataaaaaataagcatatgttttctaattttttttaaagggaTTGGTCTTACATcgtaaaaatttgtaaataaattttgtacaaaGACTAGaaaggcctttgcccagctgtgggccACACCAGGATTATAATAATAGGTATGTTTTCGTCGATTTTGTCGACGACAATGTACCTTTCCATTATTAGTTTTTGGTTGCGGCTCATGCTCACCGCAATACTGTTGGCCTGGTCGTACAGTCATTCGGCACagtcttttttttcttacaacaTAGTATTGACATTGCGGAGTAATTGACGAGGTTTCCGTACAATTAGATGGCTTACTCatctttgttttgtttacgtttatactttttttatattgcagCACCGAGTAGATACTTAATACTTATTGACACTAGTTCTTTCCTTTGAGGTTAATTTAGtgttattagttataaaataaatatacaaattagaaagtgaaattattaatatattatttaataattatttaacaagctAAAagtgtgtatttaattataattttagatgTATATAGATCATATATCAGTACAGGAAaggagaaaaaataaatattttttcatgttataATCATAGTACCGTAACTACTTCATGAGATTTggcaattttatttcaaacgtcaacattataaattttgagGTTAGGCGTCGCATCATTTTGATTTACTATTGTTATTCTTGTGTATTATGTAGTGTTTGCTCGCTAAAATGAGTCCACCAAGCAAAGAAACTGAAGAGCCTTCGTCAAGCAGTGTAGGAGAAGGAAGCCAAGTAGGTGGTAGCGGCGATGCAAACTCGTCAGACCAACGACCGCCCGCCAAGCGGCAAATTTCCGCAGCAGTTATAGAAATTTCCGATACCGATAGTGATGACTCCGATGTATGTGCCGTTAATTCATATCAGGCTTCAGCTGATGAAGTTAAAAGAATTCGGCGAGGTGAgctttgtgtttattgttcttTGCTTCATAGTGAACAATTTGCGCGGGAATGTTGTATACTTTGAATTTCAAAATActtagatttaataaatattataaatgctaggatttttttaacaaatgtgtttatttatagaatattccTCGTCATCATCGTCATCCGATTACAGTTCGGATTCGGAGTCTCCCTGGGAGGACGACTCAGTTGTTATAGAAGATAAGATTTCGGAGAAGGTAGTTAGGACACAGCTAAATACTAGAGCTAATAGAATGGACGATCCTAAACTAAGCCCTGCCTTGAAGGTAAGCTTAAACATTGTActagtttatttacttttaaatataatgtccaCACTAAGTTGTCATTATTTTAACAGTCGCAAGAAGTTATAGATGAAGTGAAAAAACATTGGGAAGAAGAAAAAGACTATAAAAGTGATGAAGTTAGCTTGACATGTAATCCCTTCCGTCTGTGTCGCCTTCATGGCCTTCTGGAAAATCCAGATGTCATAAACAATATTGTTGATGATATGAACACCCTAGATTGGTCAAGGAAGAAGATGGACCTGTATGAGTTCCATCAGACTACAGATTTAGCTAATTTAACATGGCAGCGAAGTATTAGAGGAATTTATGAAATGTTGAAGACTGAAATTATGAGTTGGGTGAGCAGTTTACTTTATTGTCTTTTGCTTTGACATAAGAATCTAATTGGAAAGCTACTGCTTTTGGctaactttcatatttattttataatatattaaagttatataacaGTCATGTTATATATGAAGGCTAGGTGTCAAAATGTGAAtaggttaatattaaataattttgggATTGTATACCTGATGATATGTgttgtattatgtatgtttgttgtATAAGATTAGagaaaatttacaaacaaattgaattacaGGTTTCACAAGTAACTGGACTAGAACTGACATCGGTATCTGCATCCTGTTCCCTTTATGGTCCGGGGGACCACCTTCTGGTACACGACGACCGGCTCGGAGACAGACGTGTGGCCTTCATCATATACCTGGCGCCCTGGACGCCGCGCGGACCGCCCGTCAACACCGCACATAATGGCGCCGGACTTGGGGACTTCCACGATAAGCATGAGCCAGAGGTTGACATCCCATATCATTCTTGATGAAATAGAATAATCCTATACAGttctatcaaataaaaatgactgtgaatatattatattaaaggagGTGTTGGGCGAGGGCTGGGCCGCGCACATGGGCGGCGCGTTGGAACTGTTCGAATGCGATTCAGAAGGCAGCCCCACGCATGTCACTCTGCGCTCCTTCCCCGCCAACAACACGCTTGCCTTTTTTACCGTCGGGCCGACGTCCTTCCACCAGGTACGTGATCAGCATTCGGGATGAATCGCATTCGGGAATGTCACACGCGAACACGTTGGTAACGTGGACGTGATCCGTTCCAGGTGGGCGAGGTGTTGTCGCTGGAGCTGCCGCGCCTGTCCATCAACGGCTGGTTCCACGGGCCCGCGCTGGCGCCCGCGCCGCCTCCGCCCGCGCCCCCGCGCGCGCTCGTGCCGCACACGCGACCGGTGAGCCCTATTCCTAAACCTTCCTAGGAAAATCATTGCTAGAACGGTTTAGATACGCCGTCAGTCGAACAGTCGAAAACTGACGGCTCTCCgtcaaatacaataataaagctttacttcttattttataatatcatttaatgaatttaagaGTCACTATTGATAATTTAATGTCAATAATTTAAAgcgcattgtttttatttatatatgtacatacatatattttattattattatcacttttGCTATGTACTTGtcttttaatattcttttatattttaataatatgttaaaatttgaatattctcTTTTCACCCACCTCATTCtaaataagatgttatttattatctatccTATATAGATTTTAGAAATaccttaaatatttaacaaacatttatcatttatatttagtttttccaCG
This Nymphalis io chromosome 21, ilAglIoxx1.1, whole genome shotgun sequence DNA region includes the following protein-coding sequences:
- the LOC126776697 gene encoding ADP-ribosylation factor GTPase-activating protein 3 isoform X1 encodes the protein MADSGPSKSDIEAVFQRLRSIPSNKVCFDCNAKNPTWSSVTYGVFICLDCSAVHRSLGVHLTFVRSTQLDTNWTWKQLRNMQLGGNVNATQFFRSHGLVTEDARQKYNSRVAQLYRDKLSSLSEQAMKTYGTKLHLDPAPTETKDSKEKEVDWFAEHGELSDTNANDIAPQDLTRMSGALSSAARLWGADAPHANSQSAAAARRPALGARKGGLGATKVAANFDDIEREAIMAEKLKMEASSSDRGADRSTTLASVEAEVASLRLAYREPRDRSERLGIAGASRARPLGVSHSAAGDMTDIAQEDAPAPPAHADDLDDFNNVFVMIRNEPYSSNRGLDSLLNEAPSRKVDNDSWESIEPEPTRAVRSMFSDEPAPAPASAPARSRPSRKQEPEDDSAVKKFGSAKSISSAQFFGEQDQRWGGSRDGNLSRFEGSSSISSAELFGDAQAARAPFAVSAPDLDEVRESVRAGVTRVAGRLSSLANGVVSSIQERYGY
- the LOC126776697 gene encoding ADP-ribosylation factor GTPase-activating protein 3 isoform X2 encodes the protein MADSGPSKSDIEAVFQRLRSIPSNKVCFDCNAKNPTWSSVTYGVFICLDCSAVHRSLGVHLTFVRSTQLDTNWTWKQLRNMQLGGNVNATQFFRSHGLVTEDARQKYNSRVAQLYRDKLSSLSEQAMKTYGTKLHLDPAPTETKDSKEKEDLTRMSGALSSAARLWGADAPHANSQSAAAARRPALGARKGGLGATKVAANFDDIEREAIMAEKLKMEASSSDRGADRSTTLASVEAEVASLRLAYREPRDRSERLGIAGASRARPLGVSHSAAGDMTDIAQEDAPAPPAHADDLDDFNNVFVMIRNEPYSSNRGLDSLLNEAPSRKVDNDSWESIEPEPTRAVRSMFSDEPAPAPASAPARSRPSRKQEPEDDSAVKKFGSAKSISSAQFFGEQDQRWGGSRDGNLSRFEGSSSISSAELFGDAQAARAPFAVSAPDLDEVRESVRAGVTRVAGRLSSLANGVVSSIQERYGY
- the LOC126776698 gene encoding tRNA:m(4)X modification enzyme TRM13 homolog, which encodes MSKPSNCTETSSITPQCQYYVVRKKRLCRMTVRPGQQYCGEHEPQPKTNNGKNDLRIPCPNDPKHTCYASKLDKHLSICNARQQQQPDYIVFNINGSTDTEDCPRLPLSKIPLGTISKVIDKINILYDRYLKDKIPMLSEKPIHTTVLDEFNDPGRTESSLRHLRQASRLLHIVENEGFVKPNTCFIELGAGKGHLSYYAWWAWCRDTDSNVLLIDRAALRHKRDNKLRDSRLKIDNCKINVTDQNKPADEWDESSVNHSKNVLRIRADLANLALERVPAVRASDAVVGYAKHLCGIATDYALRCITASGVLDKVSGVALATCCHHRCERAACLAARPLQGLGIDAGDFNVMLGIVSWATCGDGRSRDARRRTDTDTHTHTRTNTQLGVGNGDGENLGTKNLNLSQEQREYIGKRAKMLLDWGRVLHLKELGFDAELVYYVPQTVSLENVCIIARKLSII
- the LOC126776693 gene encoding prolyl 3-hydroxylase sudestada1, with product MSPPSKETEEPSSSSVGEGSQVGGSGDANSSDQRPPAKRQISAAVIEISDTDSDDSDVCAVNSYQASADEVKRIRREYSSSSSSSDYSSDSESPWEDDSVVIEDKISEKVVRTQLNTRANRMDDPKLSPALKSQEVIDEVKKHWEEEKDYKSDEVSLTCNPFRLCRLHGLLENPDVINNIVDDMNTLDWSRKKMDLYEFHQTTDLANLTWQRSIRGIYEMLKTEIMSWVSQVTGLELTSVSASCSLYGPGDHLLVHDDRLGDRRVAFIIYLAPWTPRGPPVNTAHNGAGLGDFHDKHEPEEVLGEGWAAHMGGALELFECDSEGSPTHVTLRSFPANNTLAFFTVGPTSFHQVGEVLSLELPRLSINGWFHGPALAPAPPPPAPPRALVPHTRPVLLNQWVESTYMSPRVRAQVQAQMERASEVCLRDLLQPARCQTLLQALASPDVEWELCGPAQQRRYWRVTEHWLVERPDVDCEPDPHPVRGLARILSSTAFMRMLADCTDLPLNSYRRLELQRWAPGNFTLLPPREYYQQPRLEAVLYLGVPEHPLCGGQTMYVAPEEGGEAGEAGDAGDAGEAGEEGALVTLPPRHNALNLVYCDAGAASFTKYLSKLTMKPDEHFYIVTCTYTE